Proteins from a single region of Lysinibacillus sp. JNUCC-52:
- the nusA gene encoding transcription termination factor NusA: protein MSSDLLDALTALEEQKGISRDVLIEAIEAALVTAYKRNFNQAQNVRVDLNLDKGSIRVFSRKDVVEEVDDDRLQIAIEDAKAINPAYQLEDIVEQEVTPRNFGRIAAQTAKQVVTQRVREAERGLIYEQYVDREDDIVTGVVERLDARNIYVGLGKVEAALPQNEQIQGETYNPHDRIKVYITKVERTTRGPQVIVSRTHPGLLRRLFEMEVPEIYEGIVEIKSIAREAGDRSKISVHAHNEEVDPVGSCVGAKGARVQTIVNELNGEKIDIVEWSEDPVVFVANALSPSKVLDVQVNEEEKSTTVVVPDYQLSLAIGKRGQNARLAAKLTGWKIDIKSETDARELGIYPSATSTFVPAEDSDYEEAAVDLYQDDEE, encoded by the coding sequence ATGAGTAGTGATTTGTTAGATGCGCTAACGGCGCTGGAAGAACAAAAAGGAATTTCAAGAGATGTGTTAATTGAAGCAATTGAGGCTGCATTAGTAACAGCTTACAAGCGTAACTTTAACCAAGCTCAGAATGTTCGTGTAGACTTAAATTTAGACAAAGGCTCAATTCGTGTGTTTTCACGTAAAGATGTTGTTGAAGAAGTTGACGATGACCGTTTACAAATTGCAATAGAAGATGCAAAGGCTATCAACCCTGCTTATCAATTAGAAGATATTGTTGAACAAGAAGTAACACCTCGTAATTTTGGACGTATTGCTGCACAAACAGCGAAGCAAGTTGTTACACAACGTGTTCGTGAAGCAGAACGCGGTTTAATTTATGAGCAATACGTAGATCGAGAAGATGATATCGTAACAGGCGTTGTAGAACGTTTAGATGCACGTAACATTTACGTAGGTCTTGGTAAAGTAGAAGCTGCATTACCTCAAAACGAACAAATTCAAGGTGAAACGTACAACCCACATGATCGTATTAAAGTTTATATTACAAAAGTTGAACGTACGACGCGTGGACCACAAGTAATCGTTTCACGTACACACCCAGGCTTATTACGTCGTCTATTTGAAATGGAAGTGCCTGAGATTTATGAGGGCATTGTCGAAATCAAATCTATTGCTCGTGAAGCAGGGGATCGCTCTAAAATTTCCGTCCATGCACATAACGAAGAAGTGGATCCTGTAGGCTCATGTGTTGGTGCCAAAGGTGCGCGTGTACAAACAATTGTCAATGAACTTAACGGCGAGAAAATCGATATCGTTGAATGGTCAGAAGATCCTGTTGTATTTGTAGCAAATGCACTAAGCCCTTCAAAAGTATTAGATGTGCAAGTAAATGAAGAAGAAAAATCAACAACTGTTGTAGTGCCAGATTACCAATTATCGTTAGCAATAGGTAAACGTGGTCAAAATGCTCGTTTAGCTGCAAAATTAACTGGCTGGAAAATTGATATTAAAAGTGAAACAGATGCACGTGAGTTAGGTATTTATCCATCTGCAACAAGCACATTCGTACCTGCTGAAGATAGCGACTACGAAGAAGCTGCAGTTGACTTATATCAAGACGACGAAGAATAA
- a CDS encoding YlxQ family RNA-binding protein, with protein MTNQAVFNLLGIAARARKVISGEELVVKEVRNGNAKLVLLANDASKNSNKKIQDKCTYYNVEYHVIGDRYDLGHATGKEARVALAITDKGFASKLSSLLNEK; from the coding sequence ATGACCAATCAAGCAGTGTTTAATTTGCTTGGTATAGCGGCTAGAGCCCGTAAAGTTATTTCAGGTGAAGAGTTAGTAGTAAAGGAAGTTCGCAATGGTAATGCTAAGCTAGTATTACTCGCAAACGATGCTTCTAAAAACTCTAATAAAAAAATTCAAGATAAATGCACTTATTACAACGTTGAGTATCATGTAATTGGCGATCGTTATGATCTAGGACATGCTACAGGTAAGGAGGCCCGAGTGGCTTTAGCTATTACCGATAAAGGTTTTGCAAGTAAATTGTCTAGTCTACTCAACGAAAAATAA
- the rimP gene encoding ribosome maturation factor RimP: MSKVPSLIEELATPIVEELNLELVDVEFVKEGRNWFLRVYVDTPEGGIDIGQCAQVSERLCLLLDEKDPITQNYYLEVSSPGAERPLKKDTDFKKAVGKYIYVKTYEPIKDMKEFQGYLTSYDEHTLVMEVPVKTRKITVTIEQEKIALARLAIDFSA, translated from the coding sequence ATGAGCAAAGTACCATCTTTAATTGAAGAACTTGCTACGCCGATTGTCGAAGAGTTAAATCTTGAGTTGGTGGATGTTGAGTTTGTGAAAGAAGGACGTAACTGGTTTTTACGTGTTTATGTAGATACACCCGAGGGTGGAATTGACATTGGCCAATGTGCTCAAGTTAGTGAACGACTATGTTTACTGTTGGATGAAAAAGATCCTATTACACAAAATTATTATTTAGAGGTATCTTCACCAGGTGCAGAACGTCCATTAAAAAAAGATACTGATTTTAAAAAAGCCGTTGGCAAGTATATTTATGTGAAGACTTATGAGCCTATTAAGGACATGAAGGAATTCCAAGGCTACTTAACATCTTATGATGAACATACATTAGTGATGGAAGTACCCGTTAAAACCCGAAAAATTACAGTAACCATTGAACAAGAAAAAATCGCTTTGGCACGACTTGCCATCGATTTTTCAGCATAA
- the rnpM gene encoding RNase P modulator RnpM — protein MAISKKVPLRKCVATGEMLPKKAMIRVVRSKEGEVSVDVSGKKPGRGAYVSKSEQAVDIARKKNVLGHQLEAKIPEEIYEELLMLIRREAIL, from the coding sequence ATGGCGATTAGTAAAAAAGTACCACTTCGAAAATGCGTAGCTACTGGAGAAATGCTACCAAAAAAAGCAATGATTCGTGTTGTTCGCTCGAAAGAGGGCGAGGTAAGCGTTGATGTTTCAGGGAAAAAACCTGGTCGTGGCGCCTATGTTTCCAAGTCTGAGCAGGCTGTTGACATCGCGCGTAAGAAAAATGTATTAGGGCATCAGCTTGAAGCAAAAATTCCTGAAGAGATTTACGAAGAGCTTTTAATGCTCATTCGTCGGGAGGCTATTTTATGA